A genomic segment from Clostridium pasteurianum BC1 encodes:
- a CDS encoding ATP-binding protein, with protein sequence MEKIFKPFYMVDKSRDRRNKGDGLGLALCSKIAKIHNAKIQVEILCFSVF encoded by the coding sequence ATAGAAAAAATATTTAAGCCTTTTTATATGGTTGATAAATCAAGAGATAGACGTAATAAAGGTGATGGTTTGGGACTTGCATTATGTTCAAAAATTGCTAAAATTCACAATGCTAAAATTCAAGTAGAAATATTATGCTTTTCTGTATTTTAG
- a CDS encoding 4-hydroxybutyrate dehydrogenase, with product MKELSIKPKIYTFDRCEEFINKFKIGKDDLIITSEHNYRAYFEKFNLHAHVIFIRKYGHGEPSDEMVEAIYKDIKDISYKRVVGIGGGSVLDVSKLFALKTISPIIDLFDHKLQFIKNKELILIPTTCGTGSEVTNISILELKSRHTKLGLAVDELYADYAIMIPELLKELPFGFFATSSIDALIHAIESSVSPKATSYTEMFSYKAMEMILKGYQEIEKYGRSARIPMLKNFLLASNYAGIAFGNAGCGAVHAMSYPLGGNYHVPHGESNYEMFTGVFKKYQALKPIGKITKLNGFLAKILGCKEDKVYMEIEKLLNVLIPKKPLHEYGVSEEELKEFTENVMTKQGRLMANNYTELTRETVYEIYKSLY from the coding sequence GTGAAGGAATTATCTATCAAACCAAAGATTTACACATTTGACAGATGTGAAGAATTTATAAATAAGTTTAAAATAGGAAAAGATGATTTGATTATTACAAGTGAACACAACTACAGGGCATATTTTGAGAAATTTAACCTTCATGCCCATGTAATTTTTATTAGAAAATATGGTCATGGAGAACCAAGTGATGAAATGGTAGAAGCCATATACAAGGATATAAAGGATATTTCTTATAAAAGGGTAGTTGGAATTGGTGGGGGAAGTGTTCTTGATGTTTCAAAATTGTTTGCACTAAAAACAATTTCACCGATAATTGATTTGTTTGATCATAAATTACAATTTATAAAGAATAAGGAATTGATATTGATTCCTACTACCTGTGGAACAGGTAGTGAAGTGACTAACATTTCTATTCTTGAATTAAAGTCAAGACATACAAAACTTGGTCTTGCCGTAGATGAATTGTATGCAGATTATGCTATTATGATTCCAGAACTTTTGAAAGAGTTACCCTTTGGATTTTTTGCTACCAGCTCTATTGATGCATTAATTCATGCCATTGAATCAAGTGTTTCACCAAAGGCTACAAGTTATACAGAAATGTTTTCCTATAAAGCAATGGAAATGATTTTAAAAGGATATCAGGAAATTGAAAAATATGGACGGTCGGCAAGAATTCCGATGCTAAAAAATTTTTTACTGGCAAGTAATTATGCAGGAATTGCCTTTGGTAATGCAGGGTGTGGAGCAGTACATGCCATGAGCTATCCACTAGGGGGTAATTATCATGTTCCCCACGGAGAATCAAATTACGAGATGTTTACCGGAGTTTTCAAAAAATATCAAGCTCTAAAGCCAATTGGAAAAATCACAAAATTAAATGGATTCTTAGCAAAAATCTTAGGATGCAAGGAAGATAAAGTCTATATGGAAATAGAAAAACTTCTAAATGTGCTTATTCCTAAAAAGCCATTACATGAGTATGGTGTTTCAGAAGAAGAACTAAAAGAATTTACTGAAAATGTCATGACAAAACAAGGACGTTTAATGGCAAATAATTATACGGAACTTACTAGGGAAACAGTATATGAAATATATAAATCCTTGTACTAA
- a CDS encoding transporter substrate-binding domain-containing protein — MKKKLIAAITAFTILTTVLLAGCGNSTSQAGGKKKYIIATDVTFAPFEFQKDGKYLGIDIDLLNAIAKEENFELELKPMNFKGIIPALTSNQVDGAISGMTITDERKKVLDFSDKYYDSGLGLVVKQDNADIKSMNDLNGKTIAVKKGTSGAEFAEKNKDKYKLNIKYFDDTPSVFQEIKNDNAVADFEDYPVIAYSISVNPNQGLKVVGEKLTSEPYGFAVNKGKNKELLYKFNEGFKKLKANGQYDEIIAKYIKK, encoded by the coding sequence ATGAAGAAAAAACTAATAGCAGCAATAACTGCTTTCACAATCTTAACAACAGTATTATTAGCCGGATGTGGCAATTCAACATCACAAGCAGGTGGAAAGAAAAAATATATTATAGCAACAGATGTTACTTTTGCACCTTTTGAATTTCAAAAGGATGGTAAATATTTAGGTATAGATATTGATTTATTAAATGCCATTGCAAAGGAAGAAAATTTTGAGCTTGAACTAAAACCTATGAATTTTAAAGGTATAATACCAGCTCTAACTTCAAATCAGGTAGATGGTGCAATTTCAGGTATGACTATAACTGATGAAAGAAAAAAGGTTCTTGATTTCAGCGATAAGTATTATGATTCAGGATTAGGCTTAGTTGTTAAACAAGATAATGCAGATATAAAATCTATGAATGATTTAAATGGAAAAACTATTGCCGTAAAGAAGGGAACTTCTGGAGCTGAGTTCGCAGAGAAGAATAAGGATAAATATAAGTTAAATATAAAGTATTTTGATGATACTCCTTCTGTATTTCAAGAAATAAAAAATGACAATGCAGTAGCTGATTTTGAAGACTATCCTGTAATAGCTTACAGCATTAGTGTAAATCCAAATCAAGGTTTAAAAGTTGTTGGAGAAAAATTAACTTCAGAACCTTATGGTTTTGCTGTTAATAAGGGAAAAAACAAAGAACTTTTATATAAATTTAATGAAGGTTTTAAAAAATTAAAAGCAAATGGACAATATGATGAAATCATAGCTAAATATATTAAAAAGTAG
- a CDS encoding TetR-like C-terminal domain-containing protein, translating to MNQILSNKELHNYENLCLYFAYFREHKKLINNLINSNLTNLLLERCSEFFHSLFSGMVCNKSYPREIEKYVIEYIAGGYYKVLIEWAKNGMKESDNEMAKIIYSLIV from the coding sequence TTGAATCAAATATTAAGCAACAAGGAACTCCATAATTATGAGAACCTATGCTTATATTTTGCCTACTTCAGAGAACATAAGAAATTAATTAATAATTTGATTAATTCCAATTTGACTAATTTGCTTCTGGAAAGATGTAGTGAATTTTTTCACTCATTATTTTCAGGCATGGTTTGTAATAAGTCATACCCGCGAGAAATAGAAAAATATGTGATTGAATATATAGCAGGAGGATATTATAAAGTATTAATAGAGTGGGCTAAGAATGGCATGAAAGAAAGTGATAACGAAATGGCAAAAATTATATATAGTCTGATAGTATAA
- a CDS encoding acetolactate synthase large subunit, with protein sequence MTEIKQEVNLNTAQMLVKCLEAEGVKYIFGIPGEENLEVINAIADSSIKFITTRHEQGAAFMADVYGRLTGKAGVCLSTLGPGATNLVTGVADADGDGAPLVAITGQVGTERMHITSHQFLDLCKMFEPITKRSKQILRPDTVNEIVRIIFKYAESEKPGAGHIDLPVNISKMPVSIGEKPLEKKIPPIEHADLSTIEEAAGEIFQAKNPVILAGIGAIRNNCAEAVTEFANKLKIPVINTMMAKGIIAFDNKYSMWTIGIPQEDYVDKIIEKADLVITIGYDIVEYSPSKWNITGDIKIVHIDTRPSHINKLYQPIVEVVGEISDSLYDIMRRTSRKVEPVKALGIKAKMLAEHESYANDNAFPMKPQKILNDVRKVMKADDIVISDVGAHKMWIARHYNCYKPNTCIISNGFATMGIGLPGAVAAKLTNPDKKVLAIVGDGGFMMNNQELETALRIGTPIVVLIFNDSNYGLIKWKQEDQYGKSCCVDFTNPDFVKMAESMYAKGYRIEKAEDLIGTLEEAFKQKVPVVIDCKVDYGENVKLTKRLKKVCESLSQ encoded by the coding sequence ATGACAGAAATTAAACAGGAAGTAAACTTAAACACAGCACAAATGTTAGTAAAGTGCCTAGAGGCTGAAGGAGTAAAGTATATTTTTGGTATTCCAGGTGAAGAAAATCTGGAAGTAATAAATGCAATTGCAGATTCAAGTATTAAATTTATTACAACTCGTCATGAGCAGGGTGCCGCATTTATGGCAGATGTTTATGGGCGTCTCACAGGGAAGGCAGGAGTTTGTCTGTCAACCTTAGGCCCTGGTGCAACTAATTTAGTCACAGGTGTAGCAGATGCTGACGGTGATGGTGCTCCTCTTGTTGCCATTACAGGTCAGGTAGGTACTGAAAGAATGCATATTACCTCACATCAATTTTTAGATCTTTGCAAAATGTTTGAACCAATTACAAAGAGAAGTAAACAAATTCTTCGTCCTGATACTGTTAATGAAATTGTTAGAATTATTTTTAAATATGCTGAAAGTGAAAAACCAGGAGCAGGTCACATTGACTTGCCTGTAAATATTTCAAAAATGCCAGTAAGCATTGGAGAAAAACCTTTAGAAAAAAAGATTCCACCAATTGAGCATGCGGATTTATCCACAATTGAAGAAGCAGCAGGTGAGATTTTTCAAGCAAAGAATCCTGTTATATTAGCTGGAATAGGTGCTATCCGCAATAACTGTGCAGAGGCTGTTACGGAATTTGCAAATAAGTTAAAAATTCCTGTAATTAATACAATGATGGCAAAAGGTATTATTGCCTTTGATAATAAATATTCAATGTGGACAATTGGTATTCCTCAAGAGGATTATGTGGATAAAATTATAGAGAAAGCAGATTTAGTAATTACAATAGGATATGATATTGTAGAATATTCTCCATCAAAATGGAATATAACTGGTGATATCAAAATTGTGCATATTGATACAAGACCGTCACATATCAATAAATTATATCAGCCAATTGTAGAAGTAGTTGGAGAAATTTCAGATTCCCTTTATGATATAATGAGAAGAACATCAAGAAAGGTAGAACCAGTAAAAGCTCTAGGGATTAAAGCAAAAATGTTAGCTGAACATGAAAGCTATGCAAATGACAATGCCTTTCCAATGAAGCCACAAAAAATTTTGAATGATGTGAGAAAGGTCATGAAAGCAGACGATATTGTTATATCAGATGTAGGAGCCCATAAAATGTGGATCGCCAGACATTATAATTGTTATAAACCTAATACATGTATTATTTCAAATGGATTTGCTACAATGGGTATTGGACTTCCAGGTGCAGTTGCAGCAAAACTAACTAATCCGGATAAGAAAGTATTAGCTATTGTTGGCGATGGTGGATTCATGATGAATAATCAGGAATTAGAAACAGCACTTCGTATAGGGACTCCAATTGTAGTTTTAATATTTAATGATAGTAACTATGGTTTAATAAAATGGAAACAGGAGGATCAATATGGAAAGAGTTGCTGTGTAGATTTTACTAATCCTGATTTTGTAAAAATGGCTGAGAGCATGTATGCAAAAGGATATCGTATAGAAAAGGCAGAGGATTTAATAGGGACTTTAGAAGAGGCATTTAAACAGAAAGTACCAGTAGTTATTGACTGTAAAGTTGACTATGGTGAAAATGTAAAATTAACAAAGCGTTTAAAGAAAGTTTGTGAAAGTCTATCCCAGTAA
- a CDS encoding ATP-binding protein codes for MKVKNFENRFPIIIYLATFIDICSNIVELAFRYFILRDTINGLIIGEVMIISLIRSIFVLGIFSMLKLHEAELEVIQQQKQNSHMIFLISGLYEEAVELKKSLQDAENITKNCYNLYRHVQNKDLNTSTEELSKKILSIAGEVHDIKKDNQRIYAGISKMISKESSIDYMDISEIGNIIINSNKKYAAFLGKKIKFIFKANFSIPLLHIYTTLSLINNLVSNSIESIKETGLIKIIVYKDTEYINFEVHDDGSGIPEKKRDLIFKPGYTTKYDDSGVSSTGMGLPYVKSVIENFNGTIKIESIPVISGTIFTIKLPIKSLAKI; via the coding sequence ATGAAAGTGAAAAATTTTGAGAATCGTTTCCCTATAATAATATACTTAGCTACTTTTATAGACATATGTTCAAACATTGTAGAACTTGCCTTTAGATATTTTATTTTAAGGGATACTATTAACGGATTAATAATAGGTGAAGTAATGATTATATCCCTTATCCGAAGTATTTTTGTACTTGGAATTTTTAGTATGCTTAAGCTTCATGAAGCTGAACTTGAAGTAATTCAACAGCAAAAGCAAAATAGCCACATGATATTTTTAATATCTGGTTTGTATGAAGAAGCTGTGGAACTAAAAAAATCCTTACAAGATGCAGAAAACATTACGAAGAACTGTTATAATTTGTATAGACATGTACAAAATAAAGATTTAAATACGAGCACAGAAGAATTATCTAAAAAAATATTGAGTATTGCAGGAGAAGTACATGATATAAAAAAAGACAACCAAAGAATATATGCAGGTATTTCTAAAATGATCTCTAAGGAAAGCAGCATAGATTATATGGATATAAGCGAAATAGGCAATATTATTATAAATAGCAATAAAAAATATGCAGCTTTTCTGGGGAAAAAGATAAAATTTATTTTTAAAGCTAATTTTTCTATTCCTCTGCTTCACATTTATACTACTCTCTCTCTCATTAATAATTTGGTATCCAACTCCATTGAGTCAATTAAAGAAACTGGATTAATAAAAATTATAGTTTACAAGGATACTGAATATATTAACTTTGAAGTTCATGATGATGGTTCTGGTATTCCTGAGAAAAAAAGAGATTTAATCTTTAAACCAGGCTATACTACAAAATATGATGATTCTGGTGTATCTTCTACAGGTATGGGACTTCCCTATGTAAAAAGTGTAATAGAAAATTTTAATGGTACTATAAAAATAGAGAGTATTCCAGTTATAAGTGGCACCATTTTTACTATAAAACTGCCAATTAAAAGCTTAGCTAAGATATAA
- a CDS encoding amino acid ABC transporter permease: MEILIKQSLPTLLSGLKVTLEIAVVALIIATVIGLFIGLMNISHNKILKIIAAIYIDIIRGTPLIVQAFFIYFALPGALNFKIDPLTAGIVAISLNAGAYIAEIFRGGIMSIDKGQTEAARSLGLSYAQTMRKVILPQAIRRMIPALINQFIISLKDTSILSVIGLQELTQSGEIIIASTYRAFAIWTMVGLMYFIIITIISNLSRKLERRLKVC; the protein is encoded by the coding sequence ATGGAAATACTTATAAAACAAAGCTTGCCAACACTTCTATCTGGACTGAAAGTTACACTGGAAATTGCAGTGGTAGCTTTGATTATTGCTACTGTAATAGGATTATTTATTGGTCTTATGAATATAAGTCATAATAAAATTTTGAAAATAATAGCTGCAATATATATAGACATCATAAGAGGAACTCCACTTATAGTACAGGCGTTTTTCATATATTTTGCATTACCAGGGGCTCTTAATTTTAAAATTGATCCATTGACTGCAGGTATAGTAGCCATAAGTCTTAATGCAGGTGCCTATATAGCTGAAATATTCAGAGGAGGTATTATGTCTATAGATAAAGGGCAGACAGAAGCAGCTAGAAGTCTTGGATTATCCTATGCTCAGACTATGAGAAAAGTCATCTTGCCTCAGGCAATAAGAAGAATGATTCCTGCTCTTATAAATCAGTTTATAATTTCACTGAAGGATACATCCATTTTATCTGTAATTGGATTACAGGAATTAACGCAAAGTGGGGAGATAATTATAGCCTCGACTTACAGGGCCTTTGCAATATGGACTATGGTGGGATTAATGTACTTTATCATAATTACGATAATTTCTAATTTATCAAGAAAGCTTGAGAGGAGGTTAAAAGTATGCTAG
- a CDS encoding amino acid ABC transporter ATP-binding protein, translated as MLEVKNLKKQYGDLLVLDGVNLSIDKSEVLCLIGPSGSGKSTFLRCLNGLEEINGGDVSVKGKSLIDSKININKLRENIGMVFQSFNLFPHLSVLENITLAPVLLKKMDKNEAREKALNLLQKVGLEEKSNVYPEKLSGGQKQRVAIARALAMDPEIMLFDEPTSALDPEMVGEVLKVMKDLAKEGMTMVVVTHEMGFAREVADRVIFMADGNIVEEGTPENIFSDPKNQRTQDFLRKI; from the coding sequence ATGCTAGAAGTTAAAAATTTAAAAAAGCAATATGGAGATTTGCTTGTACTTGATGGTGTAAATCTATCAATAGATAAAAGTGAAGTACTGTGTCTTATAGGACCTTCAGGCTCAGGTAAAAGCACATTCCTCAGATGTTTAAATGGTTTGGAAGAAATAAATGGAGGAGATGTATCGGTAAAAGGAAAAAGCTTAATTGATAGTAAAATTAATATAAATAAATTAAGAGAAAATATTGGAATGGTCTTTCAGTCTTTTAACCTGTTTCCTCACTTAAGTGTACTAGAAAATATAACATTGGCTCCTGTTTTACTTAAAAAAATGGACAAAAATGAAGCAAGAGAAAAAGCATTAAATTTACTTCAAAAGGTAGGATTAGAGGAAAAATCCAACGTATATCCGGAAAAGCTTTCCGGAGGTCAAAAGCAAAGGGTAGCTATTGCAAGAGCACTGGCTATGGATCCGGAAATAATGCTTTTTGATGAACCAACTTCAGCACTGGACCCAGAAATGGTTGGAGAGGTTCTTAAAGTTATGAAGGATCTTGCAAAAGAAGGTATGACTATGGTAGTGGTTACCCATGAGATGGGATTTGCTAGAGAAGTAGCAGATAGAGTTATTTTTATGGCAGATGGCAATATTGTAGAGGAAGGTACACCGGAAAATATATTTTCAGATCCTAAAAACCAAAGAACTCAAGATTTTTTGAGAAAAATATAA
- the mltG gene encoding endolytic transglycosylase MltG translates to MKFKKIIYVFIISIFILTLYGMFHQRSTLYSKVNAINTVKVTIPEGYTNEQIGQALQKSGLVTEKDFVNEAENWTDDNYWFLKGVPNDKHKLDGFLYPATYSFPKNASSKTIINEMLKTFAINIEPSKNYITENKLNIRNVVITASLVEKEAEKDVDRPKIASVIYNRLNKNMPLQIDATILYVIGHRDKLYNKDLAVQSPYNTYLNKGLPPSPICNPGTKSINAAIHPSSTNYLYYVLNSKTNEHVFSETYADHAKNVSLYVK, encoded by the coding sequence ATGAAATTTAAAAAAATTATATATGTATTTATAATTAGTATATTTATTTTAACTTTATATGGGATGTTTCATCAACGCAGCACTTTATATAGCAAAGTTAATGCAATTAATACAGTAAAGGTTACAATACCTGAAGGATATACAAATGAGCAAATAGGACAAGCACTGCAAAAATCAGGATTGGTTACAGAAAAAGACTTTGTAAATGAAGCTGAAAATTGGACAGATGATAATTACTGGTTTTTAAAAGGGGTGCCAAATGATAAGCATAAGTTAGACGGATTCTTGTATCCTGCCACATATTCTTTTCCAAAGAATGCATCAAGTAAAACAATTATAAATGAAATGCTTAAAACCTTTGCGATAAACATAGAACCTAGTAAAAATTATATAACCGAGAACAAACTAAATATAAGAAATGTTGTAATAACAGCTTCTCTAGTAGAAAAAGAAGCAGAAAAAGATGTAGACAGACCAAAGATAGCAAGTGTTATTTATAATAGGTTAAATAAAAATATGCCATTGCAAATAGATGCAACTATCCTATATGTAATTGGACATAGAGACAAGCTATACAATAAAGATTTAGCAGTGCAATCACCATATAATACCTACTTGAATAAAGGATTGCCACCGTCACCAATATGTAATCCAGGCACTAAGTCAATAAATGCCGCTATCCATCCATCAAGTACGAATTATCTTTATTATGTATTAAATAGTAAAACTAATGAGCATGTATTTTCTGAAACCTATGCTGATCATGCTAAAAATGTATCCTTATATGTCAAATAA
- a CDS encoding cation:dicarboxylate symporter family transporter, giving the protein MKKLKKFRCGLALQIVIGLVLGITVGAIFYGNPAVETYLEPIGQIFLNLIKMIVIPIVFSSLVVGVAGVGDIKKLGRLGGKTIIYFELITTIAIIVGLGAANIFHPGSGVNIHELSKVSIKSYMNTATSSHHSLADTFVNIVPSNFFEALSTGNLLPIIFFSVMFGLGVASIGEKGKPVLNFCQGIADAMFWVTNQVMRTAPIGVFALIGVTISKFGIASLIPLIKLIITTYGAMIFFILVVLGIVAKLAGTSIFKMIRILKDEIILAYTTASSESVLPKIMEKMEKFGCPKAITSFVIPTGYSFNLDGSTLYQSITALFIAQIYGIHMSFPAQINLVIVLLVASKGMAGVPGASFVVLLATLGTVGIPMEGVAFIAGIDRVLDMARTVVNVVGNSLAAVAISKWEGKYNSVKGQEYIENVNSVGEIA; this is encoded by the coding sequence ATGAAGAAATTGAAAAAATTTAGATGTGGATTAGCTCTGCAGATTGTTATTGGTCTGGTACTTGGTATTACAGTAGGAGCTATTTTTTACGGAAATCCAGCTGTGGAGACCTATCTTGAACCAATAGGACAAATTTTTCTTAACCTTATAAAGATGATAGTTATACCTATTGTTTTTTCATCACTGGTAGTTGGGGTTGCAGGTGTAGGTGATATTAAAAAGCTTGGCAGACTAGGTGGTAAGACTATTATTTACTTTGAATTAATTACTACCATTGCTATTATTGTGGGTCTTGGGGCTGCTAATATATTCCATCCTGGAAGTGGTGTAAATATCCATGAACTTTCAAAAGTAAGTATTAAGAGCTATATGAATACAGCCACTTCATCTCATCATAGTTTGGCAGATACTTTTGTAAATATTGTTCCTAGTAATTTCTTTGAAGCACTTTCTACAGGAAATTTACTTCCAATTATATTTTTCTCTGTTATGTTTGGCTTAGGGGTAGCTTCTATAGGAGAAAAGGGAAAGCCAGTACTTAATTTTTGTCAAGGTATTGCTGATGCAATGTTTTGGGTAACAAATCAAGTTATGAGAACTGCACCTATTGGTGTATTTGCACTCATTGGAGTTACAATATCTAAATTTGGAATTGCCTCTTTGATTCCATTAATAAAATTAATTATTACTACTTATGGTGCAATGATTTTCTTTATACTGGTGGTACTTGGAATTGTAGCAAAGCTAGCTGGTACAAGTATCTTTAAAATGATTAGAATATTAAAGGATGAAATTATCCTAGCTTATACTACTGCAAGTTCTGAATCAGTTTTACCAAAGATTATGGAGAAGATGGAGAAATTCGGTTGTCCAAAGGCCATTACATCTTTTGTTATCCCAACAGGATATTCTTTTAATCTTGATGGATCTACATTGTATCAATCCATAACAGCATTATTTATTGCACAGATATATGGAATTCATATGTCCTTTCCAGCTCAAATTAATTTAGTGATCGTGTTACTTGTAGCTTCAAAGGGCATGGCAGGGGTACCGGGAGCATCTTTTGTAGTTCTGCTTGCAACTTTAGGAACTGTAGGTATTCCAATGGAGGGAGTAGCTTTTATTGCAGGAATAGATCGTGTTCTTGACATGGCAAGAACTGTGGTAAATGTTGTGGGTAATTCTTTAGCAGCGGTAGCCATATCAAAATGGGAAGGTAAATATAATTCTGTAAAAGGACAAGAGTATATTGAAAATGTAAATTCTGTAGGCGAAATAGCCTAG
- a CDS encoding ABC transporter ATP-binding protein, which yields MPRIGAGNVKFYKETDEKPNITKSLVIRILTYFFPYWKLMIAMFLTIITTSILGIIPSILTKGIIDSALPKGNLKLLLLYILMSFGILMLSNLISVAQSYLNSLVSKNIIRDLRGDMYKHLQNMSLKFFSDVHTGEITSLISNDIGGIESVFSNTFIQIFQGIFVFVTTAITLFYTNWKLAIISLLMLPLFLAPTKKVGKKRWKIAKQTQDKLAELTNIITETLNVSGSLLIKLFTKERERCEEFQAVNNEVTRLQIHETVVGRWFFMTIQTFVSVSPMLIYLFGGIFMIKYHDITIGGIVMFVTLIGRLYGPVTTFSNIHVDIVRSMALFERIFKYFDLKSEIIEKVDAINVNNVKGEISFENVQFSYNKKSTALLDVNFVIKAGQMAAFVGPSGAGKTTITYLVPRLYDVSEGAVLIDGINIKDMTLESLRGQIGMVTQETFLFNISIRENLLFAKPNASEKDIINACRTANIHDFIISLPDGYDTVVGDRGIKLSGGEKQRISIARTLLKDPKIVIFDEATSALDSNSETLIQQAIEPLLKSRTSLVIAHRLSTIISADVIYVVKEGSVVESGTHEELLHAGGVYKDLYDKQFKALKKHESSI from the coding sequence ATGCCTAGGATAGGTGCTGGAAATGTGAAATTTTATAAGGAGACAGATGAAAAGCCTAATATAACTAAGTCCCTTGTAATTAGAATACTCACTTATTTTTTTCCTTATTGGAAATTAATGATTGCCATGTTTCTAACAATCATAACAACCTCTATTTTGGGGATTATTCCATCAATTTTAACTAAGGGTATTATCGATAGTGCACTACCTAAAGGAAACTTGAAGCTGCTTTTATTATACATATTGATGTCTTTTGGTATATTGATGTTAAGTAATCTTATTTCAGTGGCTCAAAGCTATCTTAATAGTCTTGTTTCAAAAAATATTATTCGTGACTTGCGTGGAGATATGTACAAGCATCTGCAGAATATGTCACTTAAATTTTTTTCTGATGTTCATACTGGTGAAATTACATCTTTAATAAGTAATGATATCGGGGGTATTGAAAGCGTATTTTCAAATACATTTATTCAGATTTTCCAGGGGATTTTTGTCTTTGTCACAACGGCCATAACACTTTTTTATACAAACTGGAAACTTGCCATTATAAGTCTCCTTATGTTGCCTTTGTTTCTGGCACCAACCAAGAAAGTTGGAAAGAAGAGATGGAAAATAGCTAAGCAGACTCAGGATAAACTTGCAGAGCTAACTAACATAATTACTGAAACTCTCAACGTCAGCGGATCCCTTCTTATTAAGCTTTTCACCAAGGAAAGGGAAAGGTGTGAAGAGTTTCAAGCTGTAAATAATGAAGTGACACGTCTTCAGATTCATGAAACAGTAGTTGGCCGGTGGTTTTTTATGACAATACAGACCTTTGTTTCCGTCAGTCCCATGCTTATTTATCTCTTTGGTGGAATATTCATGATCAAATACCATGATATTACTATCGGTGGAATTGTTATGTTTGTTACACTTATAGGCAGGCTTTATGGACCAGTCACTACATTTTCCAATATTCACGTGGATATTGTTCGTTCTATGGCACTTTTTGAACGTATCTTTAAATATTTCGATTTGAAAAGTGAAATTATAGAGAAAGTGGATGCTATAAATGTAAATAATGTAAAAGGTGAAATTTCCTTTGAAAATGTTCAATTTTCCTATAACAAAAAATCCACAGCACTTTTAGATGTTAACTTTGTTATAAAAGCTGGTCAGATGGCAGCTTTTGTGGGACCAAGTGGAGCTGGAAAAACTACAATAACTTATTTGGTACCTAGGCTGTATGATGTTTCTGAAGGAGCTGTTCTAATTGATGGTATAAATATAAAGGATATGACTCTTGAATCTCTGCGTGGTCAGATAGGCATGGTAACTCAAGAAACTTTCCTTTTTAATATCTCTATTCGTGAAAATCTTCTTTTTGCCAAGCCTAATGCCAGTGAAAAAGATATTATAAATGCATGCAGAACGGCTAATATACATGATTTTATTATTTCTTTACCTGATGGTTATGATACCGTGGTAGGGGATAGAGGTATTAAGTTATCGGGTGGTGAAAAACAGAGAATTTCAATCGCTCGAACTTTACTAAAAGATCCTAAAATTGTAATTTTTGATGAAGCCACATCAGCTCTGGACTCAAATTCCGAAACGTTGATTCAGCAAGCTATTGAACCACTTTTAAAATCCAGAACCAGCCTTGTAATAGCACACAGGTTATCCACTATAATATCAGCAGATGTAATCTATGTGGTGAAGGAGGGCAGCGTGGTGGAGAGTGGAACTCATGAGGAACTGCTGCATGCAGGAGGAGTATATAAAGATCTATATGATAAACAATTTAAAGCTTTGAAAAAGCATGAAAGCAGCATTTAA